The Coffea arabica cultivar ET-39 chromosome 4e, Coffea Arabica ET-39 HiFi, whole genome shotgun sequence genome includes a window with the following:
- the LOC113741148 gene encoding uncharacterized protein, translating to MKETSSIAFVPRYFLLTLIFFIPFLLFLSYRSSIPTKNPERFSSETSLGLKIRPGYKTYESYIQRQLNKTLNLKLREIWRTRDWDRKIQVFTRFFGELKQKKLLSNDSKALSIGARMGQEVEALKRVGVSDSIGMDLVPSPPLVVEGDFHNQPFEDGTFDFEFSNVFDHALYPEKFVGEIERTLKPGGVCILHVSVNKRADKYSANDLYSVEPLKKLFKRSNLVHVRTVDGFGLDTEVAFRKKKAI from the coding sequence ATGAAAGAAACCTCAAGCATAGCATTTGTCCCCAGATACTTCCTTCTCACTCTCATCTTTTTCATacctttccttctttttctctcttatcGTTCTTCCATCCCCACCAAAAACCCAGAACGATTCTCTTCAGAAACAAGCTTGGGCCTAAAAATCCGACCCGGATACAAGACGTATGAGTCCTACATCCAGCGCCAGCTCAACAAGACCCTCAATCTGAAGCTTCGAGAAATATGGAGAACCCGGGACTGGGACAGGAAAATCCAGGTCTTTACTCGTTTCTTCGGCGAGCTAAAACAGAAGAAGTTGCTTTCTAATGATTCCAAAGCGCTGAGCATCGGGGCCCGGATGGGTCAAGAAGTGGAGGCGTTGAAACGGGTAGGAGTATCCGACTCGATAGGGATGGACCTGGTCCCATCTCCACCGCTAGTTGTGGAGGGCGACTTTCATAACCAGCCGTTTGAGGATGGGACTTTTGACTTTGAGTTCTCTAATGTGTTTGATCACGCGCTTTATCCGGAGAAGTTCGTGGGGGAGATCGAACGGACGTTGAAGCCCGGCGGAGTTTGCATTTTACACGTGTCGGTAAATAAACGGGCTGATAAGTACTCGGCTAATGATTTGTACAGCGTGGAGCCGTTGAAGAAACTGTTCAAACGGTCCAACTTGGTTCACGTTCGGACTGTTGATGGATTCGGGTTGGACACAGAGGTGGCCTTCAGGAAAAAGAAGGCCATCTAA
- the LOC113741818 gene encoding polynucleotide 5'-hydroxyl-kinase NOL9 isoform X2 — MASVGETEPPAAGIVIPEEWSNAAHTIAYDSISCPPPIALVCGPKNSGKTTFSRHLLNVLLQRYKKVAYLDTDVGQTEFTPPGLLSLTVIDKLLVDSLSWPDLTIPCLKTPERCFFFGDISSKRDPTTYLTYIFALYDYYRKEYCMFDKIERHHAGVPLVINTPGWVKGIGYDILVDMLKYISPTHVVKICISTESKNLPVGVFWLDEDDSTSTTIIEVNSARQDSFKRSVLVQKDARLMRDLRVMAYFRQCCPSQLNITTIRELANALAAQPPFEISVSSIKIKHLHCQVPKTEIFYSLNATIVGLAISSESGENLSPCIGLGIVRGIDTFRNILYLITPVPPDSLEKVDLLLQGFIQIPTCLLQGDNKSYKGDGKR; from the exons ATGGCTTCGGTTGGGGAGACTGAGCCTCCAGCAGCAGGCATAGTAATACCAGAAGAATGGTCCAATGCAGCACACACCATTGCTTATGATTCCATCAGCTGTCCTCCCCCTATTGCCTTGGTTTGTGGCCCCAAAAACAGCGGCAAAACTACTTTCTCCCGCCACCTTCTCAACGTTCTCCTCCAAAG ATACAAAAAGGTGGCTTATCTGGATACTGATGTTGGGCAGACAGAGTTTACTCCTCCTGGTCTTCTATCGCTAACTGTCATTGACAAG TTATTGGTGGATTCTCTTTCATGGCCAGATTTGACCATCCCATGCCTAAAGACGCCTGAGAG ATGCTTTTTCTTTGGCGACATATCCTCAAAAAGGGATCCAACAACTTACTTGACATACATATTCGCCTTATATGACTACTATCGCAAAGAGTACTGCATGTTTGATAAGATAGAACGTCATCACGCTGGGGTGCCGCTGGTCATTAACACTCCAGGATGGGTGAAAG GTATTGGTTATGACATCCTTGTTGACATGCTTAAATACATATCTCCTACACATGTGGTAAAGATTTGCATATCGACCGAGAGTAAGAATCTACCAGTTGGAGTGTTTTGGTTAGATGAGGATGATTCTACATCAACTACCATAATTGAGGTCAATTCAGCTCGTCAGGACTCTTTCAAGAGATC GGTTCTGGTGCAGAAGGATGCTCGCCTTATGCGAGACTTACGTGTGATGGCATATTTCAGACAGTGCTGTCCCAGTCAATTGAATATCACTACAATAAGGGAACTCGCCAATGCATTAGCTGCCCAACCCCCTTTTGAAATCTCTGTATCAAGTATCAAAATTAAGCATCTTCATTGTCAG GTCCCAAAGACTGAAATCTTCTACAGCTTAAATGCAACTATTGTTGGCTTGGCCATCAGTTCTGAAAGTGGTGAAAATTTATCTCCTTGTATTGGCCTAG GAATTGTGAGAGGTATTGATACTTTTAGGAACATCCTCTACTTGATTACCCCTGTTCCTCCAGACTCTTTGGAGAAGGTTGATCTATTGCTACAGGGGTTTATCCAAATTCCCACTTGTTTACTGCAG GGAGACAACAAGTCTTACAAGGGGGATGGGAAAAGGTGA
- the LOC113741818 gene encoding polynucleotide 5'-hydroxyl-kinase NOL9 isoform X3, whose product MASVGETEPPAAGIVIPEEWSNAAHTIAYDSISCPPPIALVCGPKNSGKTTFSRHLLNVLLQRYKKVAYLDTDVGQTEFTPPGLLSLTVIDKVTLDLTIPCLKTPERCFFFGDISSKRDPTTYLTYIFALYDYYRKEYCMFDKIERHHAGVPLVINTPGWVKGIGYDILVDMLKYISPTHVVKICISTESKNLPVGVFWLDEDDSTSTTIIEVNSARQDSFKRSVLVQKDARLMRDLRVMAYFRQCCPSQLNITTIRELANALAAQPPFEISVSSIKIKHLHCQVPKTEIFYSLNATIVGLAISSESGENLSPCIGLGIVRGIDTFRNILYLITPVPPDSLEKVDLLLQGFIQIPTCLLQVQGCVSPYMSANVLPSD is encoded by the exons ATGGCTTCGGTTGGGGAGACTGAGCCTCCAGCAGCAGGCATAGTAATACCAGAAGAATGGTCCAATGCAGCACACACCATTGCTTATGATTCCATCAGCTGTCCTCCCCCTATTGCCTTGGTTTGTGGCCCCAAAAACAGCGGCAAAACTACTTTCTCCCGCCACCTTCTCAACGTTCTCCTCCAAAG ATACAAAAAGGTGGCTTATCTGGATACTGATGTTGGGCAGACAGAGTTTACTCCTCCTGGTCTTCTATCGCTAACTGTCATTGACAAGGTGACTCTAG ATTTGACCATCCCATGCCTAAAGACGCCTGAGAG ATGCTTTTTCTTTGGCGACATATCCTCAAAAAGGGATCCAACAACTTACTTGACATACATATTCGCCTTATATGACTACTATCGCAAAGAGTACTGCATGTTTGATAAGATAGAACGTCATCACGCTGGGGTGCCGCTGGTCATTAACACTCCAGGATGGGTGAAAG GTATTGGTTATGACATCCTTGTTGACATGCTTAAATACATATCTCCTACACATGTGGTAAAGATTTGCATATCGACCGAGAGTAAGAATCTACCAGTTGGAGTGTTTTGGTTAGATGAGGATGATTCTACATCAACTACCATAATTGAGGTCAATTCAGCTCGTCAGGACTCTTTCAAGAGATC GGTTCTGGTGCAGAAGGATGCTCGCCTTATGCGAGACTTACGTGTGATGGCATATTTCAGACAGTGCTGTCCCAGTCAATTGAATATCACTACAATAAGGGAACTCGCCAATGCATTAGCTGCCCAACCCCCTTTTGAAATCTCTGTATCAAGTATCAAAATTAAGCATCTTCATTGTCAG GTCCCAAAGACTGAAATCTTCTACAGCTTAAATGCAACTATTGTTGGCTTGGCCATCAGTTCTGAAAGTGGTGAAAATTTATCTCCTTGTATTGGCCTAG GAATTGTGAGAGGTATTGATACTTTTAGGAACATCCTCTACTTGATTACCCCTGTTCCTCCAGACTCTTTGGAGAAGGTTGATCTATTGCTACAGGGGTTTATCCAAATTCCCACTTGTTTACTGCAG GTACAAGGATGCGTTTCACCATACATGTCTGCCAATGTATTGCCTTCAGATTAG
- the LOC113741818 gene encoding polynucleotide 5'-hydroxyl-kinase NOL9 isoform X1, with protein sequence MASVGETEPPAAGIVIPEEWSNAAHTIAYDSISCPPPIALVCGPKNSGKTTFSRHLLNVLLQRYKKVAYLDTDVGQTEFTPPGLLSLTVIDKLLVDSLSWPDLTIPCLKTPERCFFFGDISSKRDPTTYLTYIFALYDYYRKEYCMFDKIERHHAGVPLVINTPGWVKGIGYDILVDMLKYISPTHVVKICISTESKNLPVGVFWLDEDDSTSTTIIEVNSARQDSFKRSVLVQKDARLMRDLRVMAYFRQCCPSQLNITTIRELANALAAQPPFEISVSSIKIKHLHCQVPKTEIFYSLNATIVGLAISSESGENLSPCIGLGIVRGIDTFRNILYLITPVPPDSLEKVDLLLQGFIQIPTCLLQVQGCVSPYMSANVLPSD encoded by the exons ATGGCTTCGGTTGGGGAGACTGAGCCTCCAGCAGCAGGCATAGTAATACCAGAAGAATGGTCCAATGCAGCACACACCATTGCTTATGATTCCATCAGCTGTCCTCCCCCTATTGCCTTGGTTTGTGGCCCCAAAAACAGCGGCAAAACTACTTTCTCCCGCCACCTTCTCAACGTTCTCCTCCAAAG ATACAAAAAGGTGGCTTATCTGGATACTGATGTTGGGCAGACAGAGTTTACTCCTCCTGGTCTTCTATCGCTAACTGTCATTGACAAG TTATTGGTGGATTCTCTTTCATGGCCAGATTTGACCATCCCATGCCTAAAGACGCCTGAGAG ATGCTTTTTCTTTGGCGACATATCCTCAAAAAGGGATCCAACAACTTACTTGACATACATATTCGCCTTATATGACTACTATCGCAAAGAGTACTGCATGTTTGATAAGATAGAACGTCATCACGCTGGGGTGCCGCTGGTCATTAACACTCCAGGATGGGTGAAAG GTATTGGTTATGACATCCTTGTTGACATGCTTAAATACATATCTCCTACACATGTGGTAAAGATTTGCATATCGACCGAGAGTAAGAATCTACCAGTTGGAGTGTTTTGGTTAGATGAGGATGATTCTACATCAACTACCATAATTGAGGTCAATTCAGCTCGTCAGGACTCTTTCAAGAGATC GGTTCTGGTGCAGAAGGATGCTCGCCTTATGCGAGACTTACGTGTGATGGCATATTTCAGACAGTGCTGTCCCAGTCAATTGAATATCACTACAATAAGGGAACTCGCCAATGCATTAGCTGCCCAACCCCCTTTTGAAATCTCTGTATCAAGTATCAAAATTAAGCATCTTCATTGTCAG GTCCCAAAGACTGAAATCTTCTACAGCTTAAATGCAACTATTGTTGGCTTGGCCATCAGTTCTGAAAGTGGTGAAAATTTATCTCCTTGTATTGGCCTAG GAATTGTGAGAGGTATTGATACTTTTAGGAACATCCTCTACTTGATTACCCCTGTTCCTCCAGACTCTTTGGAGAAGGTTGATCTATTGCTACAGGGGTTTATCCAAATTCCCACTTGTTTACTGCAG GTACAAGGATGCGTTTCACCATACATGTCTGCCAATGTATTGCCTTCAGATTAG